A window from Pyrococcus yayanosii CH1 encodes these proteins:
- a CDS encoding TIGR00304 family membrane protein, with product MRGELLTVLGIVLILVGFLLVFIGTMMSALSGESEVEGGGVIMIGPIPIIFGTQRGATLAMVLAIVLMVLWFLLALVSRMK from the coding sequence ATGCGGGGCGAGCTCCTCACAGTCCTAGGCATAGTCCTAATCCTCGTGGGCTTCCTGCTGGTTTTTATCGGAACCATGATGTCGGCTTTAAGCGGTGAGAGCGAGGTCGAAGGAGGCGGCGTAATAATGATAGGGCCCATACCAATAATCTTTGGCACTCAAAGGGGTGCCACGCTGGCTATGGTGCTCGCGATAGTACTCATGGTCCTTTGGTTCCTCCTTGCTCTAGTCTCTCGAATGAAGTAA